A section of the Microbacterium forte genome encodes:
- the rplE gene encoding 50S ribosomal protein L5: MATTDAAVAGKIQPRLKAKYKAEIQQKLQDEFGYTNVMQIPGLVKVVVNTGVGEAARDSKVIDGAIDDLTKITGQKPLVTKARKSIAQFKLREGQAIGAHVTLRGDRAWEFLDRLVSLALPRIRDFRGLSGKQFDGNGNYTFGLQEQSVFHEIDQDKIDRVRGFDITVVTTAKTDDEGRALLRHLGFPFRTEDAKA, encoded by the coding sequence ATGGCAACCACCGACGCTGCGGTGGCTGGCAAGATCCAGCCCCGCCTGAAGGCGAAGTACAAGGCCGAGATCCAGCAGAAGCTGCAGGATGAGTTCGGCTACACCAACGTGATGCAGATCCCCGGTCTGGTCAAGGTCGTCGTGAACACCGGTGTCGGTGAAGCGGCCCGCGACAGCAAGGTGATCGACGGCGCGATCGACGATCTCACCAAGATCACCGGTCAGAAGCCGCTCGTCACGAAGGCTCGCAAGTCGATCGCGCAGTTCAAGCTGCGCGAGGGCCAGGCCATCGGCGCACACGTCACCCTCCGCGGTGACCGTGCATGGGAGTTCCTGGACCGTCTCGTCTCGCTCGCTCTGCCCCGCATCCGCGACTTCCGCGGTCTGTCGGGCAAGCAGTTCGACGGGAACGGCAACTACACCTTCGGTCTCCAGGAGCAGAGCGTGTTCCACGAGATCGATCAGGACAAGATCGACCGGGTTCGCGGTTTCGACATCACTGTCGTCACCACCGCGAAGACGGACGACGAAGGTCGCGCGCTTCTGCGTCACCTCGGCTTCCCCTTCCGTACGGAAGACGCCAAGGCGTAA
- the rpsH gene encoding 30S ribosomal protein S8, protein MTMTDPVADLLTRLRNANSAHHDSVTLPSSKLKTHIAEILQQEGYIAGWETTDARVGTNLTLQLKYGPNRERSIAGIKRVSKPGLRVYAKSTELPRVLGGLGVAILSTSSGLLTDRQAEQKGVGGEVLAYVW, encoded by the coding sequence ATGACAATGACAGACCCGGTCGCAGATCTGCTGACCCGTCTGCGCAACGCGAACTCGGCGCATCACGACTCCGTGACCCTGCCGTCGAGCAAGCTCAAGACGCACATCGCCGAGATCCTCCAGCAGGAGGGTTACATCGCCGGATGGGAGACGACTGACGCTCGCGTCGGCACGAACCTCACCCTGCAGCTGAAGTACGGTCCCAACCGTGAGCGTTCGATCGCGGGCATCAAGCGCGTGTCGAAGCCCGGCCTCCGCGTGTACGCGAAGTCCACCGAGCTGCCCAGGGTCCTCGGCGGACTCGGCGTGGCCATCCTGTCCACCTCCTCCGGTCTTCTCACTGACCGTCAGGCAGAGCAGAAGGGCGTGGGCGGAGAAGTTCTCGCCTACGTGTGGTAA
- the rplF gene encoding 50S ribosomal protein L6, with amino-acid sequence MSRIGRLPIDVPAGVTISVDGREVAVKGPKGELTLTVAKPIEVAVEENQVLVTRPDDERESRSLHGLTRTLINNNIIGVTQGYTKGLEVVGTGYRVAQKGSSVEFALGFSHPVLIDPPAGITLTVEGTNKLTVSGIDKQAVGEAAANIRKIRKPEPYKGKGVRYAGEIVRRKAGKSGK; translated from the coding sequence ATGTCGCGTATTGGACGACTTCCCATCGACGTTCCCGCGGGCGTGACCATCTCGGTCGACGGCCGTGAGGTCGCGGTGAAGGGCCCCAAGGGTGAGCTCACCCTGACGGTCGCCAAGCCCATCGAGGTCGCGGTCGAGGAGAACCAGGTTCTCGTCACCCGTCCCGACGACGAGCGCGAGTCCCGGTCGCTTCACGGCCTGACCCGCACGCTCATCAACAACAACATCATCGGCGTGACCCAGGGCTACACCAAGGGTCTCGAGGTCGTCGGAACCGGTTACCGAGTGGCACAGAAGGGCAGCTCGGTCGAGTTCGCCCTCGGCTTCTCGCACCCGGTCCTCATCGACCCGCCCGCCGGTATCACGCTCACGGTCGAGGGCACCAACAAGCTCACGGTCAGTGGTATCGACAAGCAGGCTGTCGGCGAGGCAGCTGCGAACATCCGCAAGATCCGCAAGCCCGAGCCGTACAAGGGCAAGGGTGTGCGCTACGCCGGCGAGATCGTGCGTCGCAAGGCCGGAAAGAGTGGTAAGTAA
- the rplR gene encoding 50S ribosomal protein L18 gives MALKSKSDARARRHARLRKKVVGTESRPRLVVNRSARHVFVQLVDDSKGHTVASASTLETDLRSLEGDKTAKARKVGELLAERAKSAGVSEAVFDRGGNRYAGRVAAIADGAREGGLAL, from the coding sequence ATGGCTCTCAAGTCAAAGTCTGACGCCCGCGCGCGTCGTCATGCCCGCCTTCGCAAGAAGGTCGTCGGCACCGAGTCGCGTCCGCGTCTCGTCGTCAACCGCTCGGCTCGCCACGTCTTCGTGCAGCTTGTCGACGACAGCAAGGGTCACACCGTGGCGTCGGCATCGACGCTCGAGACCGACCTGCGCTCGCTCGAGGGTGACAAGACCGCCAAGGCCCGCAAGGTCGGCGAGCTTCTCGCCGAGCGTGCGAAGTCTGCCGGCGTTTCCGAGGCAGTGTTCGACCGTGGCGGCAACCGCTACGCCGGTCGTGTCGCCGCCATCGCCGACGGCGCCCGCGAAGGGGGTCTGGCACTGTGA
- the rpsE gene encoding 30S ribosomal protein S5: protein MTEAAAATSETATGTTQAEPSQRDNRRGGGRGDRNQGGRDRNSRDRGDNQFLERVVTINRVSKVVKGGRRFSFTALVVVGDGNGLVGVGYGKAREVPLAIAKGVEEAKRNFFRVPRVGSTIPHPVQGEAAAGVVLLRPAAAGTGVIAGGPVRAVLECAGIHDVLSKSLGSSNTINIVHATVTALKMLEEPRAVAARRGLEFDQVAPARLVRAEADAIAAQKVGA from the coding sequence GTGACCGAAGCGGCAGCTGCCACTTCCGAGACTGCCACCGGCACCACGCAGGCAGAGCCGTCTCAGCGCGACAACCGCCGCGGCGGTGGCCGTGGTGACCGCAACCAGGGTGGCCGTGACCGCAACTCCCGCGACCGTGGGGACAACCAGTTCCTCGAGCGCGTGGTCACCATCAACCGCGTCTCGAAGGTCGTGAAGGGTGGTCGTCGCTTCAGCTTCACCGCTCTCGTGGTCGTCGGTGACGGCAACGGTCTGGTGGGCGTCGGCTACGGCAAGGCTCGCGAGGTCCCCCTGGCGATCGCCAAGGGTGTCGAAGAGGCCAAGCGCAACTTCTTCCGCGTGCCGCGCGTCGGCAGCACCATCCCGCACCCTGTGCAGGGTGAGGCCGCAGCAGGCGTCGTCCTGCTCCGTCCGGCCGCTGCCGGTACCGGTGTCATCGCCGGTGGTCCCGTCCGCGCCGTGCTCGAGTGCGCCGGCATCCACGACGTGCTGTCGAAGTCGCTCGGCTCGTCGAACACGATCAACATCGTGCACGCGACGGTGACGGCCCTGAAGATGCTCGAGGAGCCCCGTGCGGTCGCCGCACGTCGTGGCCTCGAGTTCGACCAGGTCGCACCCGCGCGTCTTGTCCGTGCGGAGGCTGACGCCATCGCCGCACAGAAGGTAGGTGCCTGA
- the rpmD gene encoding 50S ribosomal protein L30, giving the protein MAARLKVTQVKSKVSEKQNQRDTLRSLGLKRIGDSTVRPDDAQTRGYVKTVAHLVKVEEID; this is encoded by the coding sequence ATGGCTGCGCGCCTGAAGGTCACGCAGGTCAAATCCAAGGTGAGCGAGAAGCAGAACCAGCGTGACACGCTGCGCAGCCTCGGTCTGAAGCGCATCGGTGACAGCACCGTTCGCCCCGACGACGCGCAGACGCGCGGTTACGTCAAGACCGTCGCCCACCTCGTCAAGGTTGAGGAGATCGACTAA
- the rplO gene encoding 50S ribosomal protein L15: protein MAEKNEAVEAEKAPKKAAAPKAAAEKKPAAKKAPAKASSAKADAVKKPAAKKAAPKKDAPASRPGVLKVHHLRPVPGSNTAKTRVGRGEGSKGKTAGRGTKGTRARNTVRVGFEGGQMPLHMRTPKLRGFKNPFRVEYQVVNLEKLAELYPKGGDVTIGDLVAKGAVRKNEKVKVLGNGDIAVKLTVAVDKVSGSAEQKIVAAGGSVK, encoded by the coding sequence ATGGCTGAGAAGAACGAAGCCGTCGAGGCCGAGAAGGCCCCGAAGAAGGCTGCCGCTCCCAAGGCCGCAGCCGAGAAGAAGCCCGCCGCCAAGAAGGCACCTGCAAAGGCGTCTTCGGCAAAGGCCGACGCCGTCAAGAAGCCCGCTGCCAAGAAGGCTGCGCCGAAGAAGGATGCTCCGGCATCCCGCCCCGGCGTGCTGAAGGTGCACCACCTGCGTCCGGTTCCCGGATCCAACACCGCGAAGACCCGTGTCGGTCGCGGTGAGGGCTCCAAGGGCAAGACCGCGGGTCGCGGTACCAAGGGTACGAGGGCTCGCAACACCGTTCGCGTCGGATTCGAGGGTGGGCAGATGCCGCTGCACATGCGCACCCCGAAGCTGCGCGGGTTCAAGAACCCGTTCCGCGTCGAGTACCAGGTCGTGAACCTGGAGAAGCTCGCGGAGCTGTACCCCAAGGGTGGCGACGTCACCATCGGCGACCTGGTCGCCAAGGGTGCCGTTCGCAAGAACGAGAAGGTCAAGGTTCTCGGAAACGGCGACATCGCCGTGAAGCTCACCGTAGCGGTCGACAAGGTCTCGGGTTCTGCCGAGCAGAAGATCGTGGCGGCCGGCGGATCCGTCAAGTAA
- the secY gene encoding preprotein translocase subunit SecY, translating into MFSAIARIFRTPDLRRKIGFTLAIVAIYRLGSNVPAPFVNFPNVEECLALNSGTEGLLGLVNLFSGGALLQLSIFALGVMPYITATIITQLLRVVIPHFEALHKEGQAGQARLTQYTRYLTIALALLQSTTLVTVARSGQLFGTTDIAACQNLLTNDVWWAQLLMIMTMTAGTGLIMWFAELVTERGIGNGMSLLIFTSIAATFPGAMWLIWESKGFEVFLLVLLVGIIVMALVVFVEQSQRRIPVQYAKRMVGRRTYGGTNTYIPIKVNMAGVIPVIFASSLLYIPALIAQFNTPQDGSEPAAWVTWISANFTTGNSPIYMAVYFLLIIGFTYFYVAITFNPVEVADNMKKYGGFIPGIRAGRPTAEYLDYVLTRITLPGSIYLGLIALIPLIALATVGANQNFPFGGASILIIVGVGLETVKQIDAQLQQRHYEGLLR; encoded by the coding sequence TTGTTTAGCGCCATCGCGCGGATCTTCCGCACGCCCGACCTGCGTCGGAAGATCGGTTTCACCCTCGCCATCGTCGCCATCTACCGGCTCGGCTCGAATGTGCCTGCTCCGTTCGTGAACTTCCCGAACGTCGAGGAGTGCCTCGCGTTGAACTCCGGGACAGAGGGACTCCTCGGGCTCGTCAACCTGTTCTCGGGTGGCGCGCTCCTCCAGCTTTCGATCTTCGCGCTCGGTGTCATGCCGTACATCACCGCGACGATCATCACGCAGCTCCTCCGCGTCGTGATCCCTCACTTCGAGGCTCTGCACAAGGAGGGCCAGGCCGGCCAGGCCCGCCTGACCCAGTACACGCGGTACCTCACGATCGCGCTGGCGCTGCTGCAGTCGACCACGCTCGTGACCGTGGCCCGCAGCGGCCAGCTCTTCGGCACGACCGACATCGCGGCGTGCCAGAACCTCCTCACCAACGACGTGTGGTGGGCCCAGCTGCTCATGATCATGACCATGACCGCAGGCACCGGGCTCATCATGTGGTTCGCCGAGCTCGTCACCGAGCGCGGCATCGGCAACGGCATGTCACTGCTCATCTTCACCTCGATCGCCGCCACCTTCCCCGGCGCCATGTGGCTCATCTGGGAGAGCAAGGGCTTCGAGGTCTTCCTCCTGGTGCTCCTGGTCGGAATCATCGTGATGGCGCTCGTCGTGTTCGTCGAGCAGTCGCAGCGGCGCATCCCGGTGCAGTACGCCAAGCGCATGGTCGGTCGTCGCACCTACGGCGGCACCAACACCTACATCCCGATCAAGGTCAACATGGCCGGCGTGATCCCTGTGATCTTCGCCTCGTCGCTGCTGTACATCCCTGCGCTCATCGCGCAGTTCAACACTCCGCAGGACGGCTCCGAGCCGGCTGCATGGGTGACCTGGATCAGCGCGAACTTCACGACAGGCAACAGCCCCATCTACATGGCGGTGTACTTCCTGCTGATCATCGGCTTCACGTACTTCTACGTCGCGATCACCTTCAACCCGGTCGAGGTCGCAGACAACATGAAGAAGTACGGCGGGTTCATCCCCGGCATCCGTGCCGGTCGTCCCACCGCCGAGTACCTCGACTACGTGCTCACCCGCATCACGCTTCCCGGTTCGATCTACCTCGGTCTGATCGCGCTGATCCCGCTGATCGCTCTCGCCACCGTCGGCGCCAACCAGAACTTCCCGTTCGGTGGCGCGTCGATCCTCATCATCGTGGGTGTCGGTCTCGAGACGGTCAAGCAGATCGACGCCCAGCTGCAGCAGCGTCACTACGAAGGGCTTCTCCGATGA
- a CDS encoding adenylate kinase, translating into MTRSARLLIVGPQGSGKGTQGVRIAESYGIPVVSTGDIFRANIKEGTPLGQQVTAVLDKGDLVPDELTSEIVRDRLSQDDAANGFLLDGYPRNAAQVQHLDAFLSARGESLDAVILLDVPREESIERLKLRAAEQGRSDDTDEAIAHRLDIYEHETAPILEVYGPRGIVDRIDGVGSLDEITERVFAALVARGLRLAA; encoded by the coding sequence ATGACTCGATCAGCTCGTCTTCTCATCGTCGGTCCGCAGGGCTCGGGCAAAGGCACCCAGGGTGTCCGCATCGCCGAGTCGTACGGCATCCCGGTCGTCTCGACCGGAGACATCTTCCGCGCGAACATCAAAGAGGGCACGCCGCTCGGCCAGCAGGTCACGGCCGTCCTCGACAAGGGAGACCTCGTTCCCGACGAGCTGACCAGCGAGATCGTTCGCGATCGCCTGTCGCAGGACGACGCCGCGAACGGCTTCCTCCTCGACGGCTACCCGCGCAACGCCGCCCAGGTGCAGCATCTCGACGCGTTCCTGTCCGCTCGCGGCGAGTCGCTCGACGCCGTCATCCTTCTCGACGTTCCCCGCGAGGAGAGCATCGAGCGGTTGAAGCTCCGTGCGGCCGAGCAGGGCCGTTCGGACGACACCGACGAGGCCATCGCGCACCGCCTGGACATCTACGAGCACGAGACGGCCCCGATCCTCGAGGTCTACGGGCCCCGTGGCATCGTCGACCGGATCGACGGCGTCGGCTCGCTCGACGAGATCACCGAGCGCGTCTTCGCGGCTCTCGTCGCTCGCGGCCTGCGTCTCGCGGCCTGA
- the map gene encoding type I methionyl aminopeptidase, with product MFRKSIYKNAAQLRAMVEPGLITAAALDALRPLIRPGVTTLELDAEANRVILARGAESNFQLVRGYKHTTCISVNEEVVHGIPGERILQAGDIVSIDCGAQFQGWNGDSAITVVVPDDTRPELVAQRQELSRVTEGSMWAGIAAMASASHLGDIGAAIQGYIEAQGPSAVSGETYGILREYVGHGIGRKMHEAPSVFNYRTPDPGAEVKPGLVLAIEPMVTAGSDDTFVEDDDWTVSTVDGTDGSHWEHSVALHEDGIWVLTAPDGGAAGLASFGVTPTPIA from the coding sequence ATGTTCCGCAAGTCGATCTACAAGAATGCGGCTCAGCTGCGAGCGATGGTCGAGCCCGGCCTCATCACTGCCGCGGCGCTGGACGCCCTCCGGCCGTTGATCCGACCGGGGGTCACGACCCTCGAGCTCGACGCCGAGGCCAACCGCGTGATCCTCGCCCGTGGTGCCGAGTCGAACTTCCAGCTGGTTCGCGGCTACAAGCACACCACGTGCATCTCGGTCAACGAGGAGGTCGTGCACGGCATCCCCGGCGAGCGGATCCTGCAGGCAGGCGACATCGTGTCGATCGACTGCGGCGCGCAGTTCCAAGGGTGGAACGGCGACAGCGCGATCACGGTGGTCGTTCCCGATGACACGCGTCCCGAGCTCGTCGCGCAGCGACAGGAGCTGTCGCGCGTGACAGAGGGGTCCATGTGGGCCGGTATCGCCGCAATGGCGTCCGCTTCCCACCTGGGTGACATCGGCGCCGCCATCCAGGGTTACATCGAGGCTCAGGGACCGTCAGCCGTCTCGGGGGAGACCTACGGCATCCTGCGCGAGTACGTCGGCCACGGCATCGGTCGCAAGATGCACGAGGCTCCGAGCGTCTTCAACTACCGGACGCCCGATCCCGGTGCAGAGGTCAAGCCCGGTCTGGTGCTGGCCATCGAGCCGATGGTGACCGCCGGCAGTGACGATACCTTCGTCGAGGACGACGACTGGACGGTCTCGACGGTCGACGGCACCGACGGATCGCACTGGGAGCACAGCGTCGCCCTGCACGAGGACGGCATCTGGGTGCTCACCGCCCCCGACGGGGGAGCGGCAGGCCTCGCGTCCTTCGGCGTGACGCCGACGCCCATCGCCTGA
- a CDS encoding DsbA family protein: MAAAKSNTNWFVIGVSAAVVVVLAVLAFVVVSLNNQATDPGTAPQSSIVNEETGAISFGSGEDEIDTYVDFMCPVCGQFEDAYGEQLQAAAADDKITLNIHPVSILNRLSTTGEFSSLSAGSMYCVAAEAPDATLDYFNLLFANQPEENSAGLSAEELSALAEQAGAGAAADCIADGTYNKFADSQTKAHEISGTPTVEINGTRIDNSEIATEFAKILG; this comes from the coding sequence ATGGCAGCCGCGAAGAGCAACACCAACTGGTTCGTGATCGGCGTCTCGGCGGCAGTGGTGGTCGTGCTGGCCGTGCTGGCCTTCGTCGTCGTGTCCCTGAACAACCAGGCCACCGACCCCGGCACCGCCCCGCAGAGCTCCATCGTCAACGAGGAGACCGGGGCCATCTCGTTCGGCTCCGGCGAGGACGAGATCGACACCTACGTCGACTTCATGTGCCCCGTGTGCGGACAGTTCGAGGACGCCTACGGCGAGCAGCTGCAGGCAGCAGCCGCTGATGACAAGATCACGCTCAACATCCACCCCGTGTCGATCCTCAACAGGCTCTCGACGACCGGGGAGTTCTCCTCGCTGTCGGCCGGCTCGATGTACTGCGTCGCCGCAGAGGCTCCCGACGCCACTCTGGACTACTTCAACCTGCTGTTCGCGAACCAGCCCGAGGAGAACTCCGCCGGACTCAGCGCTGAGGAGCTGAGCGCCCTCGCCGAGCAGGCAGGAGCGGGGGCCGCGGCGGACTGCATCGCCGACGGCACCTACAACAAGTTCGCCGACTCCCAGACCAAGGCGCACGAGATCTCGGGAACCCCGACCGTCGAGATCAACGGCACCCGCATCGACAACAGCGAGATCGCCACGGAGTTCGCCAAGATCCTCGGCTGA
- the infA gene encoding translation initiation factor IF-1, giving the protein MAKKDGVIEIEGVISEALPNAMFRVELSNGHKVLATISGKMRQNYIRIIPEDRVVVELSPYDLTRGRIVYRYR; this is encoded by the coding sequence ATGGCTAAGAAAGACGGTGTCATCGAGATCGAGGGCGTGATCTCCGAGGCTCTGCCCAACGCGATGTTCCGCGTTGAGCTCTCCAACGGACACAAGGTCCTTGCAACGATCTCAGGCAAGATGCGGCAGAACTACATCCGCATCATCCCCGAAGACCGTGTCGTCGTGGAGCTCAGCCCCTACGACCTCACCCGTGGACGAATCGTCTACCGCTACCGCTGA
- the rpmJ gene encoding 50S ribosomal protein L36, producing MKVNPSVKPMCDHCKVIRRHGRVMVICKSNPRHKQRQG from the coding sequence ATGAAGGTCAACCCCAGCGTCAAGCCCATGTGCGATCACTGCAAGGTGATCCGCCGCCACGGCCGCGTCATGGTCATCTGCAAGAGCAACCCGCGCCACAAGCAGCGCCAGGGCTGA
- the rpsM gene encoding 30S ribosomal protein S13 — protein MARLAGVDIPRDKRVVIALTYIYGVGRTRSVEILKATEIDESIRVKDLSDDQLIALRDYIEGTYKVEGDLRREVAADIRRKVEIGSYEGVRHRRGLPVRGQRTKTNARTRKGPKRTVAGKKKAR, from the coding sequence ATGGCACGTCTTGCCGGCGTTGACATCCCGCGCGATAAGCGCGTGGTGATCGCCCTTACCTACATCTACGGCGTGGGCCGTACCCGCTCGGTCGAGATCCTCAAGGCTACGGAGATCGACGAGAGCATCCGCGTGAAGGACCTCAGCGATGACCAGCTGATCGCCCTCCGCGACTACATCGAAGGCACCTACAAGGTGGAGGGTGACCTGCGCCGCGAGGTCGCAGCAGACATCCGCCGCAAGGTCGAGATCGGCTCCTACGAGGGCGTCCGCCACCGTCGTGGCCTCCCGGTCCGTGGTCAGCGCACCAAGACCAACGCCCGTACCCGCAAGGGCCCGAAGCGCACCGTCGCAGGCAAGAAGAAGGCCCGCTAA
- the rpsK gene encoding 30S ribosomal protein S11: MAAPKAAARKPRRKEKKNIALGHAHIKSTFNNTIVSITDPSGAVISWASSGGVGFKGSRKSTPYAAGLAAESAARQAQEHGVKKVDVFVKGPGSGRETAIRSLTAAGLEVGSIQDVTPQAHNGCRPPKRRRV; encoded by the coding sequence ATGGCTGCACCCAAGGCCGCCGCGCGCAAGCCGCGCCGCAAGGAAAAGAAGAACATCGCGCTGGGCCATGCCCACATCAAGTCGACGTTCAACAACACCATCGTTTCGATCACCGACCCGTCCGGCGCTGTCATCAGCTGGGCATCGTCGGGTGGCGTGGGCTTCAAGGGCTCGCGCAAGTCGACCCCCTACGCCGCTGGTCTGGCCGCCGAGTCGGCTGCCCGTCAGGCGCAGGAGCACGGCGTCAAGAAGGTCGACGTCTTCGTCAAGGGACCGGGCTCGGGTCGCGAGACCGCGATCCGTTCGCTGACGGCCGCCGGCCTCGAGGTCGGCTCGATCCAGGACGTCACCCCGCAGGCGCACAACGGTTGCCGCCCGCCGAAGCGCCGCCGCGTCTGA
- a CDS encoding DNA-directed RNA polymerase subunit alpha → MLIAQRPTLTEEKIVENRSRFIIEPLEPGFGYTIGNALRRSLLSSIPGAAVTSVRIDGVLHEFSTIPGVKEDVTEIILNIKQLVVSSERDEPITAYLRKTGSGEVTAADISAPAGVEVQNPELVIATLNETAKFELELTIERGRGYVSATQNRNEYAEAGQIPIDSIYSPVLKVSYRVDATRAGERTDFDKLVLDVETKSAISPRDAVASAAKTLTELFGLARELNVEAEGIEIGPAPVEAVNSSELSMPIEDLDLSVRSYNCLKREGINTVSELVALSETQLMNIRNFGQKSVDEVRDKLISLGLSLKDSVPGFDGAHFYGGSEDESF, encoded by the coding sequence GTGCTTATTGCACAGCGTCCCACACTGACCGAGGAAAAGATCGTCGAGAACCGTAGCCGGTTCATCATCGAGCCTCTGGAGCCCGGCTTCGGATACACGATCGGCAATGCGCTTCGTCGCAGCCTGCTGTCGTCGATCCCCGGCGCCGCGGTCACCAGCGTTCGCATCGACGGCGTGCTGCACGAGTTCAGCACCATCCCCGGCGTGAAGGAGGATGTCACCGAGATCATCCTCAACATCAAGCAGCTCGTGGTCTCGTCGGAGCGCGACGAGCCCATCACTGCTTACCTGCGCAAGACCGGTTCGGGCGAAGTGACCGCCGCTGACATCTCGGCTCCGGCCGGTGTCGAGGTCCAGAACCCCGAGCTCGTCATCGCGACGCTCAACGAGACCGCGAAGTTCGAGCTCGAGCTCACGATCGAGCGTGGCCGTGGCTACGTCTCGGCGACGCAGAACCGCAACGAGTACGCCGAGGCCGGTCAGATCCCGATCGACTCGATCTACTCGCCGGTTCTCAAGGTCAGCTACCGCGTCGACGCCACCCGTGCGGGTGAGCGCACCGACTTCGACAAGCTCGTCCTCGACGTCGAGACCAAGTCCGCCATCAGCCCCCGCGACGCTGTCGCGTCGGCTGCGAAGACGCTCACCGAGCTGTTCGGTCTCGCTCGCGAGCTGAACGTCGAGGCTGAGGGCATCGAGATCGGCCCGGCACCGGTGGAGGCAGTGAACTCCAGCGAGCTGTCGATGCCGATCGAGGACCTCGACCTCTCGGTCCGCTCTTACAACTGCCTGAAGCGTGAGGGCATCAACACTGTTTCCGAGCTCGTCGCCCTGTCGGAGACGCAGCTCATGAACATCCGCAATTTCGGCCAGAAGTCGGTCGACGAGGTGCGCGACAAGCTCATCTCGCTCGGTCTGTCGCTCAAGGATTCGGTGCCCGGTTTCGACGGCGCCCACTTCTACGGCGGCAGCGAAGACGAGTCCTTCTGA
- the rplQ gene encoding 50S ribosomal protein L17, translating into MPKPTKGPRLGGGPAHERLLLANMAAQLFIHKSIKTTETKAKRLRPLAERLITLGKRGDLNARRRAMTVLRSNKDAGHVLFTEIAPLVADREGGYTRITKVGNRKGDNAPMAVIELVLEPVTPKAKSTKKAAKAEKPAEVVEEAPAEEAPVEETTDAGAESQAEGEAAEAAAEDAVEKKSE; encoded by the coding sequence ATGCCCAAGCCCACTAAGGGTCCCCGCCTCGGAGGCGGCCCCGCACACGAGCGCCTGCTGCTTGCCAACATGGCGGCGCAGCTCTTCATCCACAAGTCGATCAAGACGACCGAGACCAAGGCCAAGCGCCTGCGTCCGCTCGCGGAGCGTCTCATCACGCTCGGCAAGCGCGGCGACCTGAACGCGCGTCGTCGTGCGATGACCGTGCTGCGCTCCAACAAGGACGCCGGACACGTGCTCTTCACCGAGATCGCCCCGCTCGTCGCAGACCGTGAGGGTGGCTACACCCGCATCACGAAGGTCGGCAACCGCAAGGGTGACAACGCCCCCATGGCAGTGATCGAGCTCGTTCTCGAGCCCGTCACCCCCAAGGCGAAGTCCACCAAGAAGGCTGCCAAGGCTGAGAAGCCCGCCGAGGTCGTCGAGGAGGCTCCCGCTGAGGAGGCTCCCGTCGAGGAGACCACCGACGCCGGCGCCGAGTCGCAGGCCGAGGGAGAGGCAGCCGAGGCTGCCGCCGAGGACGCTGTCGAGAAGAAGTCCGAGTAA